A genome region from Myroides fluvii includes the following:
- the ppk1 gene encoding polyphosphate kinase 1 — protein sequence MNTTTVPPKYYYVDREKSWLAFNERVLQEAGDITVPLLERLRFIGIFSNNLDEFFRVRYATIRRMVLTGESNRRLGSGVVVKDLLTQITNRVIVLQSESLRILAEIEKQLEAEKIFILNENTISETQKAFVKDYFLHTLSHDLVTVILSDLAPFPLLRDTHGYLAVKLEVDEALRSKRSKANKREKGTRYAIIEIPNIVNRFVELPSDDDKKYIILIDDIIRDNLSSIFSIFDYKAEKAFMIKITRDAELGVDTDLHKSFVEKISSGVRDRKEGEIVRFVYDQEMDQDLLDYLLENVEIEMNDSIIPGGRYHNRRDYMSFPTMGRSDLTYPKQIAAAVRDLDMEDSIIQQLQKKDYLIYTPYQSFSYLVRLLREAALDPQVLSIKITLYRLAKNSQIISSLINAVKNGKKVIAQIELQARFDEASNIYYSELMQSEGVQLIFGVKGLKVHSKICVIERLENKKIKRYGFVSTGNFNESSAKIYTDVTLLTAHNQILKDVSKVFEFLQVNYRVHKYKHLLVSPHYTRSGFYKLIDREIRNAKNGLPASIRLKMNSLSDLRMVDRLYEASNVGVKVQLNIRGICCLVPGIPGMSENIEVISVVDRFLEHSRIYIFGNNNNPEVYLSSADFMTRNLDERVEVTCPIYDDRIKQELIETFEIGWKGNIKTRIQSGDLSNKYRERHGEADFQSQKEMYRYYLNKLKG from the coding sequence ATGAATACAACTACTGTACCACCTAAATATTATTATGTTGATCGTGAGAAAAGCTGGTTGGCTTTTAACGAAAGAGTTTTACAAGAAGCAGGAGATATAACCGTTCCATTATTGGAACGCTTGCGTTTTATCGGAATCTTTTCCAATAATTTAGATGAGTTTTTCCGGGTGCGTTATGCTACAATTCGCCGTATGGTTTTAACAGGTGAGAGCAACCGCCGCTTGGGAAGTGGAGTAGTAGTCAAAGATTTGTTGACGCAAATTACCAATCGCGTAATTGTCTTACAAAGTGAGAGTTTACGCATTTTAGCGGAAATTGAAAAGCAATTAGAAGCGGAGAAAATATTCATACTCAATGAAAATACCATCAGTGAGACACAAAAAGCCTTTGTCAAAGATTATTTTCTACATACGCTATCTCATGACCTCGTAACGGTTATTTTGAGTGATTTAGCCCCTTTTCCCTTGTTGAGAGATACCCATGGCTATTTGGCTGTTAAGCTAGAGGTAGATGAAGCGTTGAGAAGTAAGAGAAGTAAAGCCAATAAACGCGAAAAGGGAACGCGTTATGCCATTATTGAAATTCCCAATATAGTCAATCGCTTTGTAGAATTACCTTCTGATGATGATAAGAAATACATCATCCTAATTGACGATATAATTCGAGATAATTTATCTTCTATTTTTAGCATCTTTGATTATAAAGCAGAAAAGGCTTTTATGATTAAGATTACCCGTGATGCAGAATTGGGAGTAGATACCGATTTACACAAATCTTTTGTCGAGAAAATCTCCAGTGGAGTAAGAGATCGAAAGGAAGGGGAAATCGTGCGTTTCGTCTACGATCAAGAAATGGATCAAGATTTATTGGACTATTTGCTTGAGAATGTGGAAATTGAAATGAACGACAGTATTATCCCTGGAGGTCGATACCACAACCGACGAGATTATATGAGTTTTCCAACCATGGGAAGATCGGATTTAACCTATCCGAAACAGATCGCTGCAGCGGTACGCGATTTGGATATGGAAGACAGTATTATTCAGCAATTGCAAAAGAAAGATTATTTAATTTATACCCCTTATCAATCCTTTTCGTATCTCGTTCGACTGTTACGCGAGGCGGCCTTGGATCCACAAGTGTTGTCGATTAAAATCACTCTTTATCGCTTGGCGAAGAACTCTCAGATTATTAGTTCGTTAATCAATGCAGTGAAAAATGGCAAAAAGGTAATTGCGCAAATTGAATTACAAGCGCGCTTTGATGAGGCGAGTAATATCTACTATTCTGAATTGATGCAATCGGAAGGAGTGCAATTGATCTTTGGGGTAAAAGGACTTAAAGTACACAGTAAAATCTGCGTGATTGAGCGATTAGAGAACAAAAAAATCAAGCGATACGGCTTTGTTTCAACGGGAAACTTTAATGAGAGCTCAGCTAAGATATACACCGATGTTACTTTATTGACTGCACATAATCAAATTTTGAAAGATGTATCTAAGGTCTTTGAATTTTTACAAGTAAACTACCGTGTACACAAGTACAAACACTTATTGGTGTCGCCCCATTATACGCGATCGGGCTTTTATAAATTAATTGATCGAGAGATTCGCAATGCCAAAAATGGATTACCTGCTTCGATTCGATTAAAGATGAATAGTTTATCGGATTTGAGAATGGTGGATCGCTTGTATGAAGCGAGTAATGTGGGGGTAAAGGTGCAGTTAAATATTCGAGGTATCTGTTGTTTGGTACCTGGTATTCCTGGAATGAGTGAAAACATTGAAGTAATTAGTGTGGTGGATCGTTTCTTGGAGCATTCGCGCATTTATATCTTTGGCAATAACAACAACCCCGAGGTGTACCTCTCTTCTGCGGATTTTATGACGCGTAATTTGGATGAACGCGTAGAAGTGACTTGTCCGATTTACGATGATCGCATCAAACAAGAATTGATCGAAACTTTCGAAATCGGATGGAAAGGCAACATCAAGACCCGTATTCAATCGGGTGATTTATCCAATAAATATAGGGAGAGACATGGGGAGGCCGATTTCCAGTCTCAGAAGGAAATGTATCGTTATTACCTAAACAAACTAAAAGGATAA
- a CDS encoding Ppx/GppA phosphatase family protein, with product MLKIKKYAAIDIGSNAMRLLIMNIVETKGKDPVFNKSSLIRVPIRLGQDVFTQGEISSESKQRMIEAMQAFYLLMRVNKVERFMACATSAMREADNGKEVAEAVLAASKIKINIIDGEKEAMIIASTDLKNFINQTKNVMFVDVGGGSSEFTIFKEGEPIASKSFRNGTVRLLNDMVSKSVWNDIQSWVKEETKDLHDLIVIGSGGNINKAFKMSGKSQDKPLSYSYLNQQLTKLSEMTYDERIAILGLNPDRADVIIPALRIYSFAMKSSGAKQIYVPKIGVSDGIVKAIYFGKIPLDYQVIVY from the coding sequence ATGTTGAAGATAAAGAAATACGCAGCAATTGATATTGGTTCCAATGCCATGCGTTTGTTGATTATGAATATTGTGGAAACCAAAGGCAAAGATCCGGTTTTCAATAAGAGTTCACTAATTCGCGTTCCCATTCGCTTGGGGCAGGATGTATTTACCCAAGGGGAAATTAGCAGTGAATCGAAGCAACGCATGATCGAAGCCATGCAAGCCTTTTATCTGTTGATGCGCGTGAATAAAGTAGAGCGCTTTATGGCTTGTGCCACGAGTGCCATGCGCGAAGCGGATAATGGAAAAGAAGTGGCTGAGGCTGTTTTAGCTGCATCGAAGATTAAAATTAATATTATCGATGGCGAAAAAGAGGCGATGATTATTGCGTCTACTGATTTGAAGAACTTCATCAACCAAACGAAAAACGTGATGTTTGTCGATGTGGGTGGGGGGAGTTCTGAATTTACTATTTTCAAAGAAGGTGAACCGATTGCTTCTAAGTCTTTTCGCAATGGGACAGTACGTTTGTTAAACGATATGGTGTCTAAAAGCGTGTGGAACGACATCCAAAGTTGGGTCAAAGAAGAAACGAAAGATCTCCATGATTTGATTGTGATTGGTTCAGGAGGAAATATCAATAAAGCCTTTAAAATGTCGGGAAAAAGTCAGGATAAACCCTTGTCATATAGTTATTTAAATCAACAGCTGACTAAGTTGTCCGAAATGACATATGATGAGCGTATCGCCATTCTGGGATTAAATCCAGACCGTGCAGATGTAATCATTCCCGCGTTGCGCATTTATAGTTTTGCTATGAAATCCAGTGGAGCCAAACAAATTTACGTACCTAAAATAGGAGTTTCGGATGGAATTGTCAAAGCCATATACTTTGGAAAAATTCCGTTGGACTATCAGGTGATTGTGTATTAG
- a CDS encoding TIGR02757 family protein, with protein sequence MNQIELKEFLDEKVLLYNNPSFIVDDPVQIPHLYTQKEDIEIAGFLSATIAWGNRKMIIKNAHKMMELMGNSPYDFVMNHNEDHLDALEGFVHRTFNSTDFATFIQALQHIYRHHGGLEGVFSDASLPLQERISRFKTVFFEIQHQTRTQKHISDPVKGSAAKRINMYLRWMVRNDNAGVDFGLWKGISPSELSCPLDVHSGNMARKLGILKRTQNDAKALLELDTALRKLDPIDPVKYDFALFGLGAIEKF encoded by the coding sequence ATGAATCAAATCGAACTCAAAGAATTTCTAGACGAGAAAGTACTGTTGTACAATAATCCCTCTTTTATTGTGGATGATCCCGTGCAAATCCCCCATTTGTATACACAAAAAGAAGATATCGAAATTGCCGGTTTTTTAAGTGCTACCATCGCTTGGGGCAATCGCAAGATGATTATCAAAAATGCGCATAAGATGATGGAATTAATGGGTAATTCCCCTTATGATTTTGTGATGAATCACAACGAAGATCATCTAGATGCTTTGGAGGGATTTGTTCACCGTACCTTTAACAGTACAGACTTCGCTACTTTTATTCAGGCTTTACAGCATATCTATCGTCATCATGGTGGTTTAGAAGGGGTTTTTAGTGATGCTTCCCTTCCGTTACAGGAACGAATTTCAAGATTTAAAACGGTATTTTTTGAGATTCAACATCAAACCCGCACACAAAAGCACATTTCTGATCCAGTAAAAGGGTCGGCCGCGAAACGCATTAATATGTACTTGAGATGGATGGTGCGCAACGACAACGCAGGAGTTGATTTTGGGTTGTGGAAAGGAATTTCTCCAAGTGAGTTATCCTGCCCCTTGGATGTACATTCAGGAAATATGGCGCGTAAATTAGGCATACTAAAACGCACCCAAAACGACGCCAAAGCCTTGCTAGAACTAGATACCGCTTTGCGCAAATTAGATCCTATAGATCCGGTGAAGTATGATTTTGCCTTGTTTGGTTTGGGGGCAATTGAGAAGTTTTAG
- a CDS encoding di-heme oxidoreductase family protein has product MKYFSFFTFFLFSPFLLSCSSDDSADYKELPSLLERQLAGGETTVFINTSNAYGTPAPNLSAADLALHLTGDLIFESVYVTPPNKVNGGLGPIFNNSSCISCHPKDGRAPFPANINARSGFFMRVSLPGIAENGGPVPVPGFGLQVQNQAVFGVEPEAQFQVTYSTIVEEFADGTKITLRKPHYSLVESYISVPANILLSPRIGSPVFGLGLLEAIPEADILADIDATDANRDGIYGKANYVYDVISKQTKLGRFGWKANTASLLEQCAAAFNNDMGITNYVFPYETGYGQSNGDDGLNAGLEIPNATVDAVTFYTQTLAVPASRFHENQQVRNGARIFEEIDCAKCHKPKQKTGPSPIKALAHQTFYPYTDMLLHDMGEGLADGRPDFMANGREWKTRPLWGIGFQYLVNGHTQFLHDGRAANLTEAILWHGGEAERSKDKFKQLSKKERDDLLAFLNSL; this is encoded by the coding sequence ATGAAATACTTTTCCTTTTTTACCTTCTTTCTTTTCTCTCCATTCCTTCTTTCTTGTTCTAGTGATGATTCCGCAGATTACAAAGAGCTTCCTTCTCTACTTGAACGTCAATTAGCGGGAGGAGAAACGACCGTATTTATTAATACAAGCAATGCGTATGGTACACCGGCGCCTAATTTATCTGCTGCTGATTTAGCCTTACATCTAACAGGAGATCTAATTTTTGAATCGGTTTATGTTACCCCGCCGAATAAGGTCAACGGTGGTTTAGGCCCCATCTTCAATAATTCCTCTTGTATTTCTTGCCATCCCAAAGATGGTAGAGCGCCCTTCCCAGCGAATATCAATGCGAGAAGCGGTTTTTTCATGCGGGTGAGTTTACCAGGAATCGCAGAAAACGGTGGTCCCGTTCCCGTACCTGGTTTTGGATTGCAAGTACAAAATCAAGCGGTATTTGGTGTAGAACCTGAGGCTCAATTTCAAGTTACGTATTCCACGATCGTAGAAGAATTTGCAGATGGAACAAAAATAACACTGCGCAAACCCCATTACAGCTTAGTCGAATCGTATATTTCCGTTCCTGCTAACATACTCTTATCTCCACGAATCGGTTCTCCAGTCTTTGGTTTAGGGTTATTGGAAGCGATTCCCGAGGCAGATATTCTAGCGGATATCGATGCCACTGACGCCAATCGAGACGGAATTTACGGAAAAGCCAATTACGTGTACGATGTGATATCCAAACAAACGAAATTAGGTCGCTTTGGATGGAAAGCCAATACAGCTTCTCTACTAGAGCAATGTGCCGCAGCTTTCAATAATGATATGGGAATCACCAACTATGTTTTTCCTTATGAAACAGGTTATGGGCAAAGCAATGGAGATGATGGTTTAAACGCTGGACTTGAAATACCCAACGCCACTGTGGATGCAGTGACCTTTTATACGCAAACCTTAGCTGTGCCTGCCTCGCGTTTTCACGAAAATCAACAGGTGCGAAATGGTGCGCGTATTTTTGAAGAAATCGATTGTGCAAAATGTCATAAACCCAAACAAAAAACAGGACCAAGTCCGATAAAAGCACTTGCTCATCAGACATTCTATCCCTACACCGATATGCTACTCCACGACATGGGCGAAGGTTTAGCAGACGGTCGTCCTGATTTTATGGCCAACGGCCGAGAATGGAAAACACGACCACTTTGGGGCATTGGCTTTCAATACTTAGTCAACGGACATACCCAATTTTTACACGATGGACGCGCAGCGAACCTAACCGAGGCAATCTTATGGCACGGTGGTGAAGCAGAGCGTTCCAAAGATAAATTCAAACAACTATCAAAAAAGGAAAGAGATGATCTTTTGGCCTTTTTGAATTCGTTATAA